The Solidesulfovibrio fructosivorans JJ] genome has a window encoding:
- a CDS encoding amphi-Trp domain-containing protein: MEKEKNKLKIEGVMQLTEVIANLEKLVADMQCGKVTLAAGDESLTLAPSVLVNVEMKASQKKDKEKFSLEISWKKHKEIEGFADTADA, from the coding sequence ATGGAAAAAGAGAAAAACAAGCTCAAGATCGAAGGGGTGATGCAGCTGACCGAGGTCATCGCCAACCTGGAGAAGCTGGTCGCGGACATGCAGTGCGGCAAGGTGACCCTGGCCGCCGGGGACGAAAGCCTGACGCTTGCACCGTCGGTGCTGGTCAACGTGGAGATGAAGGCTTCCCAGAAAAAGGACAAGGAGAAGTTCTCCCTGGAAATTTCCTGGAAGAAGCACAAAGAGATCGAAGGATTCGCGGATACCGCCGACGCATAG
- a CDS encoding MDR/zinc-dependent alcohol dehydrogenase-like family protein, producing MQAVVFENGSVSMVERPDPRPRSGEALLEVRMAGICNTDLELLKGYMGFSGIPGHEFAAVVAEAPDHPELVGKRVTAEINLGCGHCPTCLTAGPRHCPNRTTLGIAGKDGAFARYVTMPVSLLHEIPDNIPDSEAVFIEPLAAALEPGQQLHLTADMSVLALGDGKLGILSACALRHQCPDIVLAGRHARKLAIAAAQGVATRRHDSHDGLAAALLEEFGRFDVVIEATGRPEGLAHALDLTRPEGTIVLKTTTFAPTPVNMARVVVDEITLVGSRCGNFKLATAFLRDRLVDVSPLIEAAYPFTEFPQAMAAAARPGALKVVVEF from the coding sequence ATGCAGGCTGTCGTCTTTGAAAACGGAAGCGTATCCATGGTGGAGCGGCCCGATCCCCGGCCGCGTTCCGGCGAAGCGCTGCTCGAGGTCCGCATGGCCGGCATCTGCAACACCGATCTGGAGCTGCTCAAGGGCTACATGGGCTTTTCCGGCATCCCGGGCCACGAATTCGCGGCCGTCGTGGCCGAGGCCCCGGACCATCCGGAACTGGTCGGGAAGCGGGTGACGGCGGAAATCAACCTGGGCTGCGGCCATTGCCCGACCTGCCTGACCGCCGGGCCGCGCCACTGTCCCAACCGCACGACCCTCGGCATCGCCGGCAAGGACGGCGCCTTTGCCCGTTACGTCACCATGCCGGTTTCGCTGCTCCACGAAATCCCGGACAACATACCGGACAGCGAAGCGGTTTTCATCGAGCCCCTGGCCGCCGCCCTGGAACCCGGGCAACAACTCCATCTCACCGCCGACATGTCCGTGCTGGCGCTTGGCGACGGCAAGCTCGGCATCCTGTCCGCCTGCGCCCTGCGCCACCAGTGCCCGGACATCGTCCTGGCCGGCCGGCACGCCCGCAAGCTGGCCATCGCCGCCGCCCAGGGTGTGGCCACACGCCGCCACGACAGCCATGACGGCCTCGCCGCCGCTTTACTCGAGGAATTCGGCCGCTTCGATGTGGTCATCGAGGCCACGGGCCGGCCCGAAGGCCTCGCCCATGCCCTGGACCTGACGCGCCCGGAAGGGACCATCGTGCTCAAGACCACCACCTTCGCCCCGACCCCGGTCAACATGGCCCGGGTGGTGGTGGACGAAATCACCCTCGTCGGCTCGCGGTGCGGCAATTTCAAACTGGCCACGGCCTTTCTGCGCGACAGGCTGGTGGACGTCTCGCCGCTGATCGAAGCAGCCTATCCCTTCACGGAATTTCCCCAGGCCATGGCCGCCGCCGCCCGCCCGGGCGCGCTGAAGGTTGTGGTGGAGTTTTAA
- a CDS encoding LexA family transcriptional regulator translates to MKPDTFEDAYARIQAATKTRTQTEIANLLGIKQSSISDAKKKNTIPDGWLITLYRACGLEPDWILYGQEPASRRAGFNLADGVAGVRETANEYAAAPMRATVYAMARTNSESGSWIRESLESIPLIESLSRPHLLVVKMDNAGMEPVIRHGAYVGIDCDDVRLRTGEIYALDFPGEGLVIKRVVRDLEAKRLSLLPDNPSHPAQHLPLETPGITPIGKAVWVIQEI, encoded by the coding sequence GTGAAGCCCGACACCTTCGAAGACGCTTATGCCAGGATCCAGGCGGCCACAAAAACCCGGACCCAGACTGAGATCGCAAACCTGCTCGGCATCAAGCAATCCAGCATTTCCGACGCCAAAAAGAAAAACACCATTCCCGACGGTTGGCTCATCACGTTGTACCGGGCCTGCGGGCTGGAACCCGACTGGATCCTGTATGGCCAGGAACCCGCGTCCAGGCGGGCTGGCTTCAACTTGGCCGACGGCGTGGCCGGGGTGCGCGAAACCGCCAACGAATATGCGGCCGCGCCCATGCGCGCGACTGTGTACGCCATGGCCCGCACCAATTCCGAAAGCGGCTCCTGGATACGGGAAAGCCTGGAGAGCATCCCGCTTATCGAATCGCTGTCGCGACCGCACCTGCTGGTGGTCAAAATGGACAATGCCGGCATGGAGCCGGTCATCCGCCACGGGGCCTATGTCGGCATCGATTGCGACGACGTCCGCCTACGCACCGGCGAAATCTATGCCCTCGACTTTCCCGGCGAAGGGCTCGTCATCAAGCGCGTCGTGCGCGACCTTGAAGCCAAGCGCCTCTCCCTGCTCCCCGATAACCCTTCCCACCCCGCGCAGCATCTTCCCCTGGAGACCCCGGGAATCACCCCCATCGGCAAGGCCGTTTGGGTGATCCAGGAAATCTGA
- the hypF gene encoding carbamoyltransferase HypF codes for MPIRERCRHLVAGQVQGVGFRPFVYRLARELELGGFVQNTPEGVVIEVEGLPEAVAAFGRRLLAEIPPLARILHHDQAPAEPSGETTFRIDKSAPGSGHEVLISPDVATCPDCLADMTDPANRRFRYPFTNCTNCGPRYTITRSVPYDRETTSMACFPLCPDCAAEYADPADRRFHAQPNACPVCGPEVWLTDASGSRLAEGDAAIKRLARALADGAIAAVKGLGGFHLLCDATNDATVRELRRRKHRPSKALAIMVPHLDAAKCIGAVGPRAEKLLTGTARPITLVPVRPESGLSPAIAPDTAEIGIMLPYTPLHHILLGDYAAAIGPERPAALVATSGNAGGEPISLGNREALSRLAAIADIFLLHNRDILIRTDDSVVRPLEADVAPDGGHTPRHMFLRRARGYVPSPVILPVSGPPVAGLGPMLKATLCLTKGNQAFVSQHIGDLESLEAFGFYEEILDHLQGVLKVRPEALVADLHPDYPSTRFALEQNAVPVLRLQHHVAHIYAVLAEHGLMEPVLGLALDGTGLGEDGTLWGGECLLVDPGAGTHERLGHFAPMRLPGGDAAVREPWRIAQACHFLLGHKAPGDGLPWPWITGRESATRLVGTMLEKGLNCPVTTSCGRLFDAVAAAIGVCRAIEYEGQAAILLERVQDMTETRRYDCPVTSGTPARLETLELFRQAAGDAARGEPVGRIARRFHLGLVAGLAALAGEAASRTGIDKVALSGGVLQNRTIATLLPSALHARGLVPLSHEKVPANDGGISLGQSFYGISVTQR; via the coding sequence ATGCCAATACGCGAACGCTGCCGCCACCTTGTGGCCGGCCAGGTCCAGGGAGTGGGATTCCGCCCATTCGTCTACAGGCTGGCCCGGGAGCTTGAGCTCGGGGGATTCGTCCAGAACACGCCCGAGGGCGTGGTCATCGAGGTCGAGGGGCTCCCGGAGGCGGTCGCCGCGTTCGGCCGCCGCCTGCTGGCGGAAATTCCGCCCCTGGCCCGCATTCTCCATCACGACCAAGCCCCGGCCGAACCAAGCGGCGAGACAACGTTTCGCATCGACAAAAGCGCTCCCGGCAGCGGCCATGAGGTGCTTATCAGCCCGGATGTGGCCACCTGCCCCGACTGCCTGGCCGACATGACCGATCCGGCCAATAGGCGTTTCCGCTATCCCTTCACCAACTGCACCAACTGCGGGCCACGCTACACCATCACCCGCAGCGTGCCCTACGACCGGGAAACCACCTCCATGGCCTGTTTCCCGTTGTGCCCGGACTGCGCCGCCGAATACGCCGATCCGGCCGACCGCCGGTTCCATGCCCAGCCCAATGCCTGCCCGGTGTGCGGGCCCGAGGTCTGGCTGACGGACGCCTCGGGGTCGCGCCTGGCCGAGGGCGATGCGGCCATCAAGCGTCTTGCCCGGGCCCTGGCGGACGGAGCCATCGCGGCGGTCAAGGGGCTCGGCGGCTTCCATCTGCTGTGCGACGCGACCAACGACGCGACCGTGCGGGAACTGCGCCGACGCAAGCACCGGCCGTCCAAGGCCCTGGCGATCATGGTGCCGCACCTCGACGCGGCCAAGTGTATCGGCGCGGTGGGGCCGCGCGCCGAAAAGCTGCTCACCGGCACGGCACGGCCCATCACCCTCGTGCCCGTGCGCCCGGAGAGCGGCCTGTCCCCGGCCATCGCGCCGGATACGGCCGAAATCGGCATCATGCTCCCCTACACGCCCCTGCACCACATCCTGCTTGGCGACTATGCCGCGGCCATCGGGCCGGAGCGGCCGGCGGCGCTGGTTGCGACTTCGGGCAATGCCGGCGGCGAGCCCATAAGCCTGGGCAACCGCGAGGCGCTGTCCCGACTTGCCGCCATCGCCGACATCTTTCTCCTGCATAACCGGGACATCCTGATCCGCACCGACGATTCCGTGGTCCGGCCCCTGGAAGCCGATGTCGCCCCGGACGGCGGGCATACGCCGCGACACATGTTTTTGCGCCGGGCCAGGGGCTACGTGCCCAGTCCCGTCATTCTGCCCGTGTCCGGGCCGCCGGTCGCCGGGCTGGGGCCCATGCTCAAGGCCACGCTGTGCCTGACCAAGGGCAACCAGGCCTTTGTCAGCCAGCACATCGGCGACCTGGAATCCCTGGAAGCCTTCGGGTTCTACGAGGAGATCCTGGACCATCTGCAAGGGGTGCTCAAGGTGCGGCCCGAGGCGCTGGTGGCCGATCTGCACCCGGATTACCCCTCCACCCGCTTCGCCCTGGAACAAAACGCCGTGCCGGTGCTGCGCCTGCAGCACCATGTCGCCCACATATACGCCGTCCTAGCCGAACATGGCCTCATGGAGCCGGTCTTGGGGCTGGCCCTGGACGGCACGGGCCTTGGCGAGGACGGCACGCTTTGGGGCGGGGAATGCCTGCTCGTCGATCCGGGCGCGGGAACCCACGAACGGCTGGGACATTTCGCGCCCATGCGCCTGCCCGGCGGGGACGCGGCCGTACGCGAACCCTGGCGCATCGCCCAGGCCTGCCATTTTCTTTTGGGCCACAAGGCGCCGGGCGACGGCCTGCCGTGGCCCTGGATCACGGGCCGGGAAAGCGCCACGCGGCTTGTCGGGACCATGCTGGAAAAGGGACTCAATTGTCCGGTGACCACAAGCTGCGGCCGGCTCTTCGACGCGGTGGCGGCGGCCATCGGCGTGTGCCGGGCCATCGAGTACGAAGGCCAGGCGGCCATCCTGCTGGAGCGTGTCCAGGATATGACGGAAACACGTCGATACGACTGCCCTGTAACTTCCGGCACCCCGGCGCGACTGGAGACGTTGGAACTTTTTCGACAGGCGGCGGGCGACGCGGCCCGGGGAGAACCAGTGGGCCGTATCGCCCGCCGGTTCCATCTGGGGCTGGTCGCTGGCCTGGCCGCCCTGGCCGGGGAAGCGGCGTCCCGCACGGGCATCGACAAGGTCGCCCTTTCCGGCGGCGTGCTGCAAAATCGGACGATCGCGACACTCCTGCCTTCAGCCCTGCATGCCCGGGGCCTTGTACCGCTTAGCCATGAGAAGGTGCCGGCCAACGACGGCGGCATCAGCCTGGGACAATCTTTTTATGGAATTTCCGTGACTCAACGGTGA
- a CDS encoding radical SAM protein, which produces MPILRVLRWRGRPRQVVMQITNRCNARCAQCGMRVTAGGERGDMDLDTAKRIIDRCAALGVAALSFTGGEPFLTGSTLFTLLDYAGRAGITYLRTGTNGYQFATPQAPDFTDRVTRLAENLARTPVRNFWISLDSADSATHEANRGHPGMVEGVSKALPIFHAHGLFPTANVALNRFMGGPRPLRGEGEALYRAACAQIGHFFEKAAALGFTMANCCYPMSDTDREKGATAVYAATASDARVTFSNTEKYELFRALRDTVPRHRSDLRIFTPLCAVHALVRQYGQPSKPPRPCLGGVSFFYVDRHGDCFPCGYRAGENMGPFWKLSEENLGGEPHCRACDWECFRDPSELLGPLGDLTSIPSGWTRLLNADRRQLLLWLKDLRYFAACGQFDGRREWKRGE; this is translated from the coding sequence ATGCCCATACTGCGCGTCTTGCGATGGCGGGGAAGGCCGCGACAGGTCGTCATGCAGATCACGAACCGGTGCAACGCGCGTTGCGCCCAATGCGGCATGCGCGTGACGGCCGGCGGCGAACGCGGCGACATGGACCTGGATACGGCCAAACGCATCATCGACCGTTGCGCCGCCTTGGGCGTGGCCGCTCTGTCCTTTACCGGCGGCGAGCCCTTTCTGACCGGATCGACGCTTTTTACGCTCCTCGACTACGCCGGCCGGGCCGGCATCACCTACCTGCGAACCGGCACCAACGGTTATCAGTTCGCAACTCCCCAGGCACCCGACTTCACCGACCGGGTCACGCGTCTGGCTGAAAACTTGGCCAGGACCCCGGTGCGCAATTTCTGGATCAGCCTCGATTCCGCCGATTCCGCCACCCATGAGGCCAACCGGGGGCACCCCGGCATGGTGGAAGGGGTTTCCAAAGCGCTTCCCATCTTCCATGCCCACGGTCTTTTTCCCACGGCCAACGTGGCGCTCAACCGCTTCATGGGCGGCCCGCGGCCCCTTCGCGGCGAAGGCGAGGCGCTTTACCGCGCCGCCTGCGCGCAGATCGGCCATTTTTTCGAAAAAGCGGCCGCCCTTGGCTTCACCATGGCCAATTGCTGCTACCCCATGAGCGATACGGATCGGGAAAAGGGCGCCACGGCCGTGTACGCGGCCACGGCCTCCGATGCGCGGGTGACGTTTTCCAACACCGAAAAGTACGAGCTTTTCCGGGCGCTGCGCGACACCGTGCCGCGCCACCGAAGCGACTTGCGGATTTTCACGCCGCTATGCGCGGTCCACGCCCTGGTCCGGCAATACGGCCAACCATCCAAGCCGCCCCGTCCCTGTCTCGGCGGGGTGAGCTTTTTCTATGTGGACCGGCATGGCGACTGCTTCCCCTGCGGCTACCGGGCTGGGGAAAACATGGGACCGTTCTGGAAGCTCTCCGAAGAAAATCTCGGCGGCGAGCCGCATTGCCGGGCCTGCGACTGGGAATGCTTCCGCGACCCGAGCGAACTGCTCGGACCGCTCGGCGATCTGACATCCATCCCCTCGGGCTGGACGCGCCTCCTCAATGCCGACCGCCGCCAACTCCTGCTCTGGCTTAAGGACCTGCGCTACTTCGCCGCTTGCGGTCAATTTGATGGGAGAAGAGAGTGGAAGAGGGGGGAGTGA
- a CDS encoding aspartate/glutamate racemase family protein translates to MKTIGLIGGTSWLSTVDYYRFINEETARRLGGLHSARLVLASIDFAELAAAMQAGDWDAAGDILGRAAESLHRAGVDGIMLCSNLIHKVHDVVAARVPEPFLHIGDALAAAITAGGYSVVALLGTRPIMEEGFYRERIEAKSGARIIVPEEKDRAYINTAVFERMCRNQFTDEDRAEHNRIIGELGRRGAQCVILGCTELPVLLSTSSLPLLSSSLVHSLYAVDWSLGTKGE, encoded by the coding sequence ATGAAAACTATCGGCCTTATCGGCGGAACGAGCTGGCTGTCCACAGTCGACTATTACCGCTTTATCAACGAGGAGACGGCGCGCCGCCTGGGCGGACTGCACTCGGCCAGGCTCGTTTTGGCCAGTATCGATTTCGCCGAGCTGGCGGCGGCGATGCAGGCCGGCGACTGGGACGCCGCCGGAGACATTCTGGGCCGGGCGGCGGAGAGCCTGCACCGCGCCGGCGTTGACGGCATCATGCTGTGCTCGAACCTTATCCACAAGGTCCACGATGTCGTCGCCGCCCGCGTTCCCGAGCCGTTTCTGCATATCGGCGACGCCCTGGCCGCCGCGATCACGGCCGGAGGCTATTCCGTCGTGGCGCTTCTCGGCACGCGGCCGATCATGGAGGAGGGCTTCTACCGCGAACGCATCGAGGCGAAGTCCGGGGCGCGCATCATCGTGCCCGAGGAGAAGGATCGCGCCTATATCAACACTGCCGTTTTCGAGCGGATGTGCCGCAATCAATTCACCGACGAGGATCGGGCCGAGCACAACCGGATCATCGGGGAGCTTGGCCGGCGCGGGGCCCAATGCGTCATCCTCGGCTGCACCGAGCTTCCCGTGCTGTTGTCGACTTCGTCCCTGCCGCTTTTGAGCAGCAGCCTCGTGCATAGCCTTTATGCCGTGGATTGGTCCCTGGGCACGAAGGGAGAGTAG
- a CDS encoding LexA family transcriptional regulator, producing MNEGIPQETINRFDEAFDRIKQATGMRTQVEIAKLLDIRQSSISDAKRRQSIPDSWLIKLYQIYNLNPNWIIDGEQPQFLGEKRGGALHVRESGDGYGRKPKYYQMPVAPMSAPEPEQQDETVTIAETLAVPEQFHKPSLVIVRMDESDMEPVIHRGAYVGIDKDRRTIRSGGLYALDMPMEGLIIKRVVHDAENSRLILRSENQTYADQTIPADGAADRVVGRVTWVFQEL from the coding sequence ATGAACGAAGGGATCCCTCAGGAAACCATCAATCGCTTTGATGAGGCATTCGACCGGATCAAGCAAGCGACCGGCATGCGCACGCAAGTGGAAATCGCCAAGCTGCTCGATATTCGGCAGTCCAGCATTTCCGATGCCAAGCGCCGCCAATCCATTCCGGACAGCTGGCTGATCAAACTGTACCAGATATACAACCTCAATCCCAACTGGATTATCGACGGCGAACAGCCGCAGTTTCTCGGCGAGAAGCGTGGCGGCGCCCTGCATGTCCGGGAATCCGGCGACGGCTATGGCCGCAAGCCCAAGTATTACCAGATGCCTGTGGCTCCCATGTCCGCGCCGGAACCGGAACAGCAAGACGAAACCGTCACCATCGCCGAAACACTGGCCGTTCCGGAACAGTTCCACAAGCCGTCCCTCGTCATCGTGCGCATGGACGAGAGCGACATGGAACCGGTCATCCACCGCGGGGCCTATGTCGGCATCGACAAGGACCGCAGAACCATTCGCTCCGGCGGCTTGTACGCCCTCGATATGCCCATGGAAGGCCTGATCATCAAACGTGTCGTGCATGACGCCGAAAACAGCCGGCTCATCTTGCGCTCCGAAAACCAGACCTATGCCGATCAGACCATTCCCGCCGACGGTGCGGCCGATCGCGTTGTCGGCCGCGTCACGTGGGTTTTCCAGGAACTGTAG
- a CDS encoding ParA family protein, which produces MDVQEPGVLRIACCNHKGGVGKTTCAVNLAAGLCRAGWRVVVVDADPQAHLTASLGLRDPGEEGLAAVLGGDVPVSRHLIEADGLRVLPAAARLATVETELSRREAPETLLAAALADLSDCDVVLFDCPPHLGPLTRQVLGAATRVIVPMTPDYLSMQSLAWLMGTLSELTGNEHAGPSVLGIVLNRFSARKRLHREVRRAVAGHFPDLPFETPIRENVSLAEAPSHGQDIFRYAPTSAGAQDFAAVCRELARRAGEPANTAKRGAK; this is translated from the coding sequence ATGGACGTCCAAGAACCCGGCGTGTTGCGCATCGCCTGCTGCAACCACAAAGGCGGCGTGGGCAAGACGACCTGCGCCGTGAATCTGGCGGCCGGGCTTTGTCGCGCGGGCTGGCGTGTCGTGGTGGTGGACGCCGATCCCCAGGCGCACCTGACAGCATCGTTGGGCCTGCGCGATCCCGGGGAAGAAGGGCTTGCCGCCGTGCTCGGGGGCGACGTCCCGGTCTCCCGGCACCTGATCGAGGCCGACGGCCTGCGCGTCCTGCCGGCCGCCGCCCGGCTGGCCACGGTGGAGACCGAACTCTCCAGGCGCGAAGCGCCGGAGACCCTCCTGGCCGCGGCCTTGGCGGATCTGTCCGACTGCGACGTCGTGCTTTTCGATTGTCCGCCGCATCTCGGGCCGTTGACACGGCAGGTGCTCGGCGCGGCCACGCGGGTGATCGTGCCCATGACGCCCGACTATCTGTCCATGCAAAGCCTGGCCTGGCTTATGGGCACGCTGTCCGAACTGACGGGAAACGAACATGCCGGCCCCTCGGTGCTCGGCATCGTGCTCAACCGCTTCTCGGCGCGAAAACGCCTGCACCGCGAGGTCAGGCGCGCCGTGGCCGGGCATTTTCCGGACCTCCCCTTCGAAACGCCCATTCGTGAAAACGTGTCCCTGGCCGAGGCGCCAAGCCATGGCCAGGATATCTTCCGCTACGCGCCAACCAGCGCCGGTGCCCAGGATTTCGCCGCCGTTTGCCGGGAACTCGCCCGGCGCGCGGGCGAACCGGCCAACACGGCGAAACGAGGTGCAAAATGA
- a CDS encoding rhomboid family intramembrane serine protease, whose amino-acid sequence MIPLRDNVPSSRRPLVTWTIIALCALLFLFEQLLPNRTLFEFLHIYGVVPARYTDPAYAAIMGYPKGGYESMVTYMFLHGGWLHFLLNMWVLWIFADNVEEALGPLRFALFYLACGLIAVWTHILFNWNATMPVIGASGAIAGVMGAYFRLFPRARVVTLIPIFIFPWIIELPAVVFLGIWFVIQLLSGLSGAVGGSGADSVAFWAHAGGFVAGLGLVRWILPRGCAFCFDPRNRRYDREG is encoded by the coding sequence ATGATCCCGCTTCGCGACAATGTGCCGAGTTCCCGACGGCCGCTCGTGACCTGGACGATCATCGCCCTGTGCGCGCTGCTTTTTCTTTTCGAGCAGCTGTTGCCGAACCGCACGCTTTTCGAATTCCTGCATATCTACGGCGTGGTCCCGGCCCGCTACACCGACCCGGCCTATGCCGCCATTATGGGCTACCCCAAGGGCGGCTACGAATCCATGGTCACCTACATGTTTTTGCACGGCGGCTGGCTGCACTTTCTGCTCAACATGTGGGTGCTGTGGATTTTCGCCGACAATGTGGAAGAGGCGCTGGGACCGTTGCGGTTCGCCCTGTTCTACCTGGCCTGCGGCCTGATCGCCGTATGGACCCATATCCTTTTCAACTGGAACGCCACCATGCCGGTGATCGGGGCCTCGGGGGCCATCGCCGGGGTGATGGGGGCCTATTTTCGCTTGTTTCCCCGGGCCAGGGTGGTGACGCTCATCCCGATATTCATCTTTCCCTGGATCATCGAACTGCCGGCCGTGGTTTTTCTGGGCATCTGGTTTGTCATCCAGCTTCTTTCCGGGCTCAGCGGCGCGGTCGGCGGCAGCGGGGCGGACAGCGTGGCGTTTTGGGCCCACGCCGGCGGTTTCGTCGCCGGACTTGGGCTGGTGCGCTGGATTTTGCCGCGCGGCTGCGCCTTCTGCTTCGATCCCCGCAACAGGCGGTACGACCGGGAAGGGTAG
- the coaE gene encoding dephospho-CoA kinase (Dephospho-CoA kinase (CoaE) performs the final step in coenzyme A biosynthesis.), with translation MRQDMVCEAVFDPATDGGRGTRLDVFWTARLAGEDVTRARVRAAIEEGRATVDGAVCRKPGTKLRGGEALGLRLPALSSETEAEAGALKLLHADTDVIVLDKPAGLTVHPAPGLPEGTLVNRLLYRFPQLRDMAGERPGIVHRLDKDTSGLLLVALTESARQALAADFAARRVRKTYLALVHGRPERDGGDIRLPIGRDPKHRAKMAVVAKGGREARSRWRLVWSAPDAAASLLEVDIFTGRTHQIRVHLAAIGHPIVGDAVYGASRQNDWKRRPGVLSGLATRQMLHAWKLSFTHPGTGETCAYRCPPPPDFWRLVLLLGRRCQRVGLVGMPGCGKSALLRVFEAAGYPVFSADAAVGRLYAPEGGGAHMLAGRFGEAALAPDGSVDKRWLLGRMLESEPFRREVMELVHPLVRAELDAFLEANATVRAAFAEVPLLFESGWPWREVADLVVGVRCSLGTRRERLTGGRGWDGDLADRMDGWQWPEEAKLAKCRFVVDNDGDRDALARQGREVLAGLAALRRGDAWDRLRWLRERGYAPGPGSVPWDAA, from the coding sequence ATGCGACAAGATATGGTATGCGAGGCGGTTTTCGATCCGGCGACGGACGGCGGGCGGGGCACGCGGCTGGATGTGTTTTGGACCGCCCGGCTGGCGGGGGAGGATGTCACCCGGGCGCGGGTCCGGGCGGCCATCGAGGAGGGGCGGGCGACCGTGGACGGCGCGGTCTGCCGTAAACCCGGGACCAAGCTTCGCGGCGGCGAGGCGCTGGGCCTGCGCTTGCCGGCGCTTTCCAGCGAGACGGAGGCCGAGGCCGGGGCGCTGAAACTCCTCCATGCGGACACGGACGTGATCGTGCTCGACAAGCCGGCCGGGCTCACCGTGCATCCGGCCCCCGGACTGCCCGAGGGCACCCTGGTCAATCGGCTCTTGTACCGTTTCCCGCAGCTTCGCGACATGGCCGGCGAGCGTCCGGGCATCGTCCACCGCCTGGACAAGGATACGAGCGGGCTTTTGCTCGTGGCCCTGACCGAATCCGCCAGGCAGGCCCTCGCCGCCGATTTCGCGGCGCGCAGGGTGCGAAAGACCTATCTGGCCCTGGTCCATGGGCGGCCGGAGCGGGACGGCGGGGATATCCGCTTGCCCATCGGCCGCGATCCCAAACATCGGGCCAAAATGGCCGTTGTGGCCAAGGGCGGGCGCGAAGCCAGAAGCCGGTGGCGGCTGGTCTGGAGCGCGCCGGACGCAGCGGCGAGCCTGCTTGAAGTGGACATCTTCACCGGCCGCACCCATCAGATCCGGGTGCATCTGGCGGCCATCGGCCATCCCATTGTTGGTGACGCGGTTTACGGCGCGTCGCGGCAGAACGACTGGAAGCGCCGGCCCGGCGTTTTGTCCGGGCTGGCCACGCGCCAGATGCTCCATGCCTGGAAGCTGTCCTTCACCCATCCGGGCACCGGGGAGACATGCGCTTACCGCTGCCCGCCGCCTCCGGATTTCTGGCGGCTGGTGCTGCTTCTCGGCCGGCGCTGCCAGCGGGTGGGCCTGGTCGGCATGCCGGGTTGCGGCAAGTCGGCCTTGCTCAGGGTCTTCGAGGCTGCCGGCTATCCGGTTTTTTCCGCCGACGCGGCCGTGGGGCGGCTCTACGCTCCCGAGGGGGGCGGAGCGCATATGCTGGCCGGGCGTTTCGGCGAGGCGGCGCTGGCCCCGGACGGTTCCGTCGATAAACGCTGGTTGCTTGGGCGCATGCTCGAAAGCGAACCGTTTCGGCGCGAGGTCATGGAGCTGGTGCATCCGCTGGTCCGGGCCGAGCTGGATGCGTTTCTGGAGGCAAATGCCACTGTCCGGGCGGCCTTTGCCGAGGTGCCGCTGCTGTTCGAATCGGGCTGGCCATGGCGGGAGGTGGCGGACCTTGTTGTCGGGGTTCGTTGTTCCTTGGGGACGCGCCGGGAGCGTCTGACCGGGGGACGCGGCTGGGATGGGGATCTCGCCGACCGCATGGACGGCTGGCAGTGGCCTGAGGAGGCCAAGCTCGCCAAATGCCGGTTCGTGGTGGACAATGACGGGGACCGGGACGCCCTGGCGCGTCAGGGGCGTGAGGTCCTGGCCGGACTGGCCGCGCTTCGTCGCGGGGACGCCTGGGATCGCCTGCGGTGGCTGCGGGAACGGGGATATGCCCCGGGGCCCGGGAGCGTTCCCTGGGACGCGGCATGA